A single region of the Salarchaeum japonicum genome encodes:
- the tuf gene encoding translation elongation factor EF-1 subunit alpha — protein sequence MSDKPHQNLAVIGHVDHGKSTMVGRLLYETGSVPEHVIEQHKEEAEEKGKGGFEFAYVMDNLAEERERGVTIDIAHQEFDTDDYYFTIVDCPGHRDFVKNMITGASQADNAVLVVAADDGVAPQTREHVFLARTLGIDELIVAVNKMDVVDYKEDTYKQVVSDVQDLLKQVQFNTEDASFIPTSAFEGDNVSEASENTPWYDGETLLEALNSLPEPQPPTDAPLRLPIQDVYTISGIGTVPVGRIETGTMNTGDNVSFQPSDVGGEVKTIEMHHEEVPSAEPGDNVGFNVRGIGKDDIRRGDVCGPADEPPTVAETFTAQVVVMQHPSVITAGYTPVFHAHTAQVACTIESIDKKMDPASGEVAEENPDFIQSGDAAVVTVRPQKPLSIEPSSEIPELGSFAVRDMGQTIAAGKVLDVNEA from the coding sequence ATGAGCGACAAACCGCACCAGAACCTGGCCGTCATCGGCCACGTCGACCACGGGAAGAGCACGATGGTCGGGCGACTCCTCTACGAGACGGGGAGCGTGCCCGAGCACGTCATCGAACAGCACAAGGAAGAAGCCGAGGAGAAGGGCAAGGGCGGATTCGAGTTCGCCTACGTCATGGACAACCTCGCGGAAGAGCGTGAGCGCGGTGTCACCATCGACATCGCCCACCAGGAGTTCGACACCGACGATTACTACTTCACCATCGTCGACTGTCCGGGCCACCGCGACTTCGTCAAGAACATGATCACGGGCGCGTCCCAGGCCGACAACGCCGTTCTCGTCGTCGCCGCCGACGACGGTGTCGCGCCCCAGACCCGCGAGCACGTCTTCCTCGCGCGCACCCTCGGTATCGACGAACTCATCGTCGCCGTCAACAAGATGGACGTCGTCGACTACAAGGAGGACACCTACAAGCAGGTCGTCTCCGACGTCCAGGACCTCCTCAAGCAGGTTCAGTTCAACACGGAAGACGCGTCCTTCATCCCGACGTCCGCCTTCGAGGGCGACAACGTCTCGGAAGCCTCCGAGAACACGCCGTGGTACGACGGCGAAACCCTCCTCGAGGCCCTCAACAGCCTGCCGGAGCCGCAGCCGCCGACGGACGCGCCGCTGCGCCTCCCGATTCAGGACGTCTACACCATCTCCGGCATCGGTACCGTCCCCGTCGGACGTATCGAGACCGGGACGATGAACACGGGCGACAACGTCAGCTTCCAGCCGTCTGACGTCGGTGGCGAGGTCAAGACCATCGAGATGCACCACGAGGAAGTCCCGAGCGCCGAGCCCGGTGACAACGTCGGATTCAACGTCCGCGGCATCGGCAAGGACGACATCCGCCGCGGTGACGTCTGTGGCCCCGCCGACGAACCGCCGACGGTCGCGGAGACGTTCACGGCGCAGGTCGTCGTGATGCAGCACCCGTCCGTCATCACGGCCGGCTACACGCCCGTCTTCCACGCGCACACGGCGCAGGTCGCGTGTACCATCGAATCCATCGACAAGAAGATGGATCCCGCGAGCGGCGAGGTCGCCGAGGAGAACCCGGACTTCATCCAGTCCGGCGACGCCGCGGTCGTCACCGTCCGCCCGCAGAAGCCCCTCAGCATCGAGCCGTCCTCCGAGATTCCGGAACTCGGCTCCTTCGCGGTCCGCGACATGGGTCAGACCATCGCGGCCGGCAAGGTCCTCGACGTCAACGAGGCCTAA
- a CDS encoding homoserine dehydrogenase translates to MRLCVLGAGAVGASTARLASEYGHTVTAFADSTGAVVDSDGIDVDGALAHKERVGSVGESDPSDALAAEYDALVEATPTTLGDAHPGFEHVEAAFERDKHVVLANKGPVAERYDDVVALAEASAGELRFEATVAGTIPVLSTIEGVGAERVNAVRGVLNGTANFVLSRMSADGLGYEHVLAEAQDLGVAEADPSFDVDGTDAALKGAILANVIHGGGYSLADVDVEGIEDFPGSALEVAAEDGRTVRLIGEVTATGDIRVGPRLVPENDPLAVTGTENIVQLDTEHAGRLNLSGAGAGGPETATAVLADVTRLD, encoded by the coding sequence ATGCGGCTGTGCGTCCTCGGCGCGGGCGCGGTCGGCGCGTCCACGGCGCGGCTGGCGAGCGAGTACGGGCACACGGTGACCGCGTTCGCGGACTCCACCGGTGCCGTCGTCGATAGCGATGGAATCGACGTGGACGGCGCGCTCGCGCACAAGGAGCGCGTCGGGTCGGTCGGCGAGTCCGACCCGTCGGACGCGCTCGCCGCCGAGTACGACGCGCTCGTGGAGGCGACGCCGACGACGCTCGGGGACGCCCATCCCGGGTTCGAGCACGTCGAGGCGGCGTTCGAGCGGGACAAGCACGTCGTGCTCGCGAACAAGGGCCCGGTCGCCGAGCGCTACGACGACGTGGTCGCGCTCGCGGAGGCGAGCGCGGGCGAGTTGCGGTTCGAGGCGACCGTCGCCGGCACGATTCCCGTGCTCTCCACCATCGAGGGCGTCGGCGCGGAGCGCGTGAACGCCGTGCGCGGCGTGCTCAACGGCACCGCGAACTTCGTGCTCTCCCGGATGAGCGCGGACGGCCTGGGGTACGAGCACGTGCTCGCGGAGGCCCAAGACCTCGGGGTCGCGGAGGCCGACCCGTCGTTCGACGTGGACGGGACGGACGCCGCGCTCAAGGGCGCGATTCTCGCGAACGTCATCCACGGCGGCGGGTACTCGCTCGCGGACGTGGACGTGGAAGGCATTGAGGACTTCCCGGGGAGCGCGCTGGAGGTCGCCGCGGAGGACGGCCGGACGGTTCGCCTCATCGGCGAGGTCACGGCGACCGGCGATATCCGGGTCGGCCCGCGCCTGGTTCCGGAGAACGACCCGCTCGCGGTGACTGGGACGGAGAACATCGTCCAGCTCGACACGGAGCACGCCGGGCGGTTGAACCTCAGCGGGGCGGGGGCGGGCGGTCCGGAGACCGCGACCGCGGTGCTGGCGGACGTCACGCGACTCGACTGA
- a CDS encoding amino acid-binding protein — protein sequence MGVSEDAARQAHTVRLELVDEPGELLAALQPIAENGGNLLSVFHERGHVTPRGHIPVEVDLECTAGQFDDIVAALRENGVNVTQAGTEEYGEEVTVIVAGHLIDTDLSDTLSRLESEANASVTDFSLTSEEGTSERSSARVRLAVESGSVERTLDAVRDIADEKGLRVVAPFAGVA from the coding sequence GTGGGCGTGAGTGAGGACGCGGCGCGGCAGGCGCACACGGTTCGCCTCGAACTCGTGGACGAACCGGGCGAACTCCTCGCGGCGCTCCAGCCCATCGCGGAGAACGGCGGAAATCTTCTGAGCGTGTTCCACGAGCGCGGGCACGTCACGCCGCGCGGCCACATCCCGGTCGAAGTGGACTTGGAGTGTACCGCGGGCCAGTTCGACGACATCGTCGCCGCGCTCCGGGAGAACGGCGTGAACGTCACGCAGGCGGGGACGGAGGAGTACGGCGAGGAGGTGACGGTCATCGTCGCCGGCCACCTCATCGACACCGACCTCTCCGATACGCTCTCCCGGCTCGAATCGGAGGCGAATGCGAGCGTGACGGACTTCTCGCTGACCTCGGAGGAGGGGACGAGCGAGCGCTCCAGCGCGCGCGTCCGCCTCGCGGTCGAGTCCGGGTCGGTGGAGCGGACGCTCGACGCCGTTCGCGACATCGCGGACGAGAAGGGACTGCGCGTGGTCGCGCCGTTCGCGGGGGTGGCCTGA
- a CDS encoding elongation factor EF-2 codes for MGRRKKIVEQCERLMDEPENIRNIAIAAHVDHGKTTLTDNLLAGAGMISDETAGQQLAMDTEEDEQERGITIDAANVSMTHEYEGTNHLVNLIDTPGHVDFGGDVTRAMRAVDGALVVVDAVEGAMPQTETVVRQALREGVKPTLFINKVDRLISELQEGPQEMQERLLDVINDVNELIRGMTEDRDDIDDWTVSVEDGTVAFGSALYKWGVSMPSMQRTGIDFGDIIELERNDKRQELHDRTPLADVVLDMVAEHFPNPIEAQPRRIPTIWRGDAESDLAVDMRDVNPDGEVVLMVTDIGVDPHAGEIAAGRVFSGTLEKGQDLHVSGTASTNRVQSVGIYMGGEREEVDRVPAGNIAAVTGLKDAIAGSTVSSVEMTPFESIEHISEPVITKSIEAQNMDDLPKLIETLQQVAKEDPTIQIEINEDTGEHLVSGQGELHLEVITQRIERNQGIPVITGEPIVVYREAPTQESREVEGRSPNNHNRFYITVEPLAQDIVDAIQLGEVSMDMPEQERREALQELGMDKDTTQNVEEIHKTNIFIDDTKGIQHLNETMELVLEGLQEALDNGPLANEPVQGALFRLHDARLHEDAIHRGPAQVIPAVRDAVHRSLIDAQVKLLEPIQDVRIDVPSEHMGAASGEIQGRRGRVDDMYQEGDLMVVEGIAPVEEMIGFSSDIRSATEGRASWNTENAGFRVLSDNLQPEKITEIRERKGMKTELPESIDYF; via the coding sequence ATGGGCCGACGCAAGAAGATCGTCGAACAGTGTGAGCGGCTGATGGACGAACCGGAGAACATCCGGAACATCGCCATCGCCGCCCACGTCGACCACGGGAAGACGACCCTCACCGACAACCTCCTCGCCGGCGCGGGGATGATTTCGGACGAGACCGCGGGCCAGCAGCTCGCGATGGACACCGAGGAGGACGAACAGGAGCGCGGTATCACCATCGACGCCGCGAACGTCTCCATGACGCACGAGTACGAGGGCACGAACCACCTCGTGAACCTCATCGACACGCCCGGCCACGTCGACTTCGGTGGCGACGTGACGCGTGCGATGCGTGCGGTCGACGGCGCGCTCGTCGTCGTGGACGCCGTCGAGGGCGCGATGCCGCAGACCGAGACGGTCGTCCGGCAGGCGCTCCGCGAGGGCGTGAAGCCGACGCTGTTCATCAACAAGGTCGACCGCCTCATCAGCGAGCTCCAGGAAGGCCCCCAGGAGATGCAGGAGCGCCTCCTCGACGTCATCAACGACGTGAACGAGCTCATCCGCGGGATGACCGAAGACCGCGACGACATCGACGACTGGACGGTCAGCGTCGAGGACGGCACGGTCGCGTTCGGGTCCGCGCTCTACAAGTGGGGCGTCTCCATGCCCTCGATGCAGCGTACCGGCATCGACTTCGGCGACATCATCGAGCTCGAACGCAACGACAAGCGCCAGGAACTCCACGACCGCACGCCGCTCGCGGACGTCGTCCTGGACATGGTCGCGGAGCACTTCCCGAACCCCATCGAAGCCCAGCCCCGCCGTATCCCCACCATCTGGCGCGGCGACGCGGAGTCCGACCTCGCCGTGGACATGCGTGACGTGAACCCCGACGGCGAAGTCGTCCTGATGGTGACGGACATCGGCGTCGACCCCCACGCGGGCGAAATCGCCGCCGGTCGCGTGTTCTCCGGGACGCTGGAGAAGGGCCAAGACCTCCACGTCTCCGGCACCGCGAGCACGAACCGCGTGCAGTCCGTCGGTATCTACATGGGTGGCGAGCGCGAGGAAGTCGACCGCGTTCCCGCCGGGAACATCGCCGCCGTCACCGGCCTGAAGGACGCCATCGCCGGCTCCACCGTCTCCAGCGTGGAGATGACGCCGTTCGAGTCCATCGAACACATCTCGGAGCCCGTCATCACGAAGTCCATCGAGGCGCAGAACATGGACGACCTGCCGAAGCTCATCGAGACGCTCCAGCAGGTCGCGAAGGAAGACCCCACCATCCAGATCGAGATCAACGAGGACACCGGCGAACACCTCGTCAGCGGTCAGGGTGAACTCCACCTCGAAGTCATCACCCAGCGCATCGAGCGCAACCAGGGCATCCCGGTCATCACGGGCGAACCCATCGTCGTCTACCGCGAAGCCCCGACCCAGGAGTCCCGCGAGGTCGAGGGACGCTCCCCGAACAACCACAACCGGTTCTACATCACCGTCGAACCGCTCGCGCAGGACATCGTCGACGCCATCCAGCTCGGCGAGGTCTCCATGGACATGCCCGAGCAGGAACGCCGCGAGGCGCTCCAGGAACTCGGGATGGACAAGGACACCACGCAGAACGTCGAGGAGATCCACAAGACGAACATCTTCATCGACGACACGAAGGGTATCCAGCACCTGAACGAGACGATGGAACTCGTCCTCGAAGGCCTGCAGGAAGCCCTCGACAACGGCCCGCTCGCGAACGAGCCCGTGCAGGGCGCGCTGTTCCGCCTGCACGACGCTCGCCTCCACGAGGACGCCATCCACCGCGGCCCCGCACAGGTCATCCCCGCAGTGCGTGACGCCGTGCACCGCTCCCTCATCGACGCGCAGGTCAAACTCCTCGAACCCATTCAGGACGTCCGCATCGACGTTCCGAGCGAACACATGGGTGCCGCGTCCGGCGAGATTCAGGGCCGTCGCGGCCGCGTCGACGACATGTACCAGGAAGGCGACCTGATGGTCGTCGAGGGTATCGCGCCCGTCGAGGAGATGATCGGGTTCTCCAGCGACATCCGCTCCGCGACCGAGGGGCGTGCGTCCTGGAACACCGAGAACGCCGGGTTCCGCGTGCTCTCCGACAACCTCCAGCCCGAGAAGATCACGGAAATTCGAGAGCGCAAGGGCATGAAGACCGAGCTCCCCGAGAGCATCGACTACTTCTAA
- a CDS encoding DUF5781 family protein gives MDVLVQGAGPTAPFLGARDVFEIDHDLDKPVHVHVRENPDERTWAGHHDDHHVLNISRKAATSAMARELALHEYSHMRRHEEGHPSHTLSMDEVLFLALPGRQVEQRVLTQCYQLANHAKDIYADDITLSVGPTDKLAAFLESELAAAVSDRPSPNRDGHRITAGADTEMTAVNAAFALALLERHDAISPTSRLYDLAHAADEDTPHVSVDEFRDRFASFADDPDQSTYRRELVDLVRAYVDSQPSTNGPAAD, from the coding sequence ATGGATGTTCTCGTGCAAGGCGCGGGTCCGACCGCGCCCTTTCTCGGCGCCCGCGACGTCTTCGAGATAGACCACGACCTCGACAAGCCCGTGCACGTCCACGTGCGCGAGAACCCGGACGAGCGCACGTGGGCGGGCCACCACGACGACCACCACGTCCTCAACATCTCCCGGAAGGCCGCCACGTCCGCGATGGCGCGCGAACTCGCGCTCCACGAGTACTCGCACATGCGCCGCCACGAGGAAGGCCACCCCTCGCACACGCTCTCGATGGACGAAGTCCTCTTCCTCGCGCTCCCCGGCCGACAGGTCGAACAGCGCGTGCTCACGCAGTGCTACCAGCTCGCGAACCACGCGAAAGACATCTACGCGGACGACATCACGCTCAGCGTCGGCCCGACCGACAAACTCGCCGCGTTCCTCGAATCCGAACTCGCCGCCGCCGTCAGCGACCGCCCCAGCCCGAACCGGGACGGCCACCGCATCACCGCCGGCGCGGACACCGAGATGACCGCCGTGAACGCCGCGTTCGCGCTCGCGCTCCTGGAGCGCCACGACGCCATCAGCCCGACCAGCCGGCTCTACGACCTCGCGCACGCGGCCGACGAGGACACCCCGCACGTGAGCGTCGACGAGTTCCGCGACCGGTTCGCGTCCTTCGCCGACGACCCCGACCAGTCCACGTACCGCCGCGAACTCGTCGACCTCGTCCGCGCGTACGTCGACAGCCAGCCCAGCACGAACGGCCCCGCCGCCGACTGA
- a CDS encoding 30S ribosomal protein S7 has product MSSEAPEPETPAGSEEAEANAELFGKWDVTDIQYRDPSTRRYITVTPIAHTMGRHANKQFKKSEISIVERLTNRLMQTEENTGKKQKALKIVREAFDTIHERTEENPVQVLVRAVENAAPREETVRLKYGGISVPKAVDVAPQRRVDQALKFIADGMYSASFKTSTSAADALAEQLLGAADYDVQTYAVSQKEEKERVAAAAR; this is encoded by the coding sequence ATGAGCAGCGAAGCACCCGAACCCGAGACGCCCGCGGGTAGCGAGGAAGCGGAGGCGAACGCCGAACTCTTCGGCAAGTGGGACGTCACGGACATCCAGTACCGCGACCCGAGCACGCGGCGGTACATCACCGTGACGCCCATCGCGCACACGATGGGTCGCCACGCGAACAAGCAGTTCAAGAAGAGCGAGATCTCCATCGTGGAGCGCCTCACGAACCGTCTGATGCAGACGGAGGAGAACACGGGGAAGAAGCAGAAAGCGCTCAAGATCGTGCGCGAGGCGTTCGACACGATTCACGAGCGCACGGAGGAGAACCCCGTGCAGGTGCTCGTGCGCGCGGTCGAGAACGCCGCGCCCCGCGAGGAGACGGTTCGCCTGAAGTACGGCGGTATCTCGGTGCCGAAGGCCGTCGACGTCGCGCCCCAGCGCCGCGTCGACCAGGCCCTGAAGTTCATCGCGGACGGCATGTACTCCGCGTCCTTCAAGACCTCGACGAGCGCGGCGGACGCGCTCGCGGAACAGCTTCTCGGCGCGGCTGACTACGACGTGCAGACGTACGCCGTCAGTCAGAAGGAGGAGAAGGAGCGCGTCGCGGCGGCGGCACGCTAA
- a CDS encoding 30S ribosomal protein S12, protein MANGKYAARKLKKDRQSQRWSDSDYARRERGLRSKSDPLEGAPQGRGIVLEKVGIEAKQPNSAIRKCVRVQLIKNGKQVTAFCPGDGAISFIDEHDEVTIAGIGGAKGRAMGDLSGVNYKVEKVNGVSMIELVRGNAEKPVR, encoded by the coding sequence ATGGCTAACGGCAAGTATGCCGCCCGTAAGCTGAAGAAGGACCGCCAGAGCCAGCGGTGGTCCGACTCGGATTACGCGCGGCGAGAGCGCGGGCTCCGGTCGAAGTCCGACCCGCTCGAGGGCGCGCCGCAGGGTCGCGGCATCGTCCTGGAGAAGGTTGGTATCGAAGCGAAGCAGCCGAACTCCGCGATTCGGAAGTGTGTTCGGGTGCAGCTCATCAAGAACGGGAAGCAGGTCACCGCGTTCTGTCCCGGTGACGGCGCTATCTCGTTCATCGACGAGCACGACGAAGTCACCATCGCCGGTATCGGCGGTGCGAAGGGTCGTGCGATGGGCGACCTCTCCGGCGTGAACTACAAGGTCGAGAAGGTGAACGGTGTCTCGATGATCGAACTCGTTCGCGGGAACGCGGAGAAACCGGTACGATGA